A window of the Bacteriovorax sp. PP10 genome harbors these coding sequences:
- a CDS encoding hemerythrin domain-containing protein has product MTVQMDEIMQNNKFNIVDVLLMDHRYLKECIKYLKNDDEDKKVKLKYAKTFLDALHKHSEAEKKAVYAPCLKVKDLKMEILEGQVEHGITDAKVKMLIPKLTGLRTLSDELEVELKVLAELVEHHLKEEEEKTFPKMKRDLDKTILNEMGFQFMKLRSFTVKDLRDYPKLQKEVSGIRKLGHRISGNFIAKVQKHVTPAAHR; this is encoded by the coding sequence GTGACAGTACAGATGGATGAAATTATGCAAAATAATAAGTTTAATATTGTAGATGTATTGTTAATGGATCATCGATACCTGAAAGAATGTATTAAATATCTTAAAAATGACGATGAAGATAAAAAGGTAAAACTTAAATATGCTAAAACTTTTTTGGATGCCCTTCACAAACATTCTGAAGCTGAAAAAAAAGCAGTCTATGCTCCATGCCTGAAAGTGAAAGATTTAAAAATGGAAATTCTGGAAGGACAAGTTGAGCATGGGATTACCGATGCAAAAGTTAAAATGTTGATTCCTAAATTAACAGGACTTAGAACATTGTCTGATGAACTTGAAGTCGAACTAAAAGTCCTGGCAGAATTGGTTGAGCATCATCTTAAAGAGGAAGAAGAAAAAACATTTCCAAAGATGAAGAGAGACCTGGATAAAACGATTTTAAATGAAATGGGATTTCAATTTATGAAGCTTAGAAGTTTTACAGTGAAAGACCTTCGTGATTACCCAAAACTTCAAAAAGAAGTTTCCGGTATTAGAAAATTAGGTCATCGCATTTCAGGAAACTTTATTGCAAAAGTTCAAAAGCATGTGACCCCGGCAGCTCATCGTTAA
- a CDS encoding ImmA/IrrE family metallo-endopeptidase, which produces MKKLAILLLSQMLCFQAFAWRESNGGNGIEAEAKAIASQIVKDLWRVPVLRKYYIASEYNIVQQQGLRLKTDQEIGAYTVSDSKGGVNMIFVNSAEDQWPKLSFAQKRYLLLHELTHVMFFKDSQYDFSQIALDKMEKYDKLVAKYPDSEYPIETEIVNSVNSCKLTTFVTTYLLIGDLQYVMETTNKTIQQLILESSCDSIKNYAPLKAQMTF; this is translated from the coding sequence ATGAAAAAACTAGCAATCCTACTTTTAAGCCAAATGTTATGTTTTCAAGCCTTCGCCTGGAGAGAGTCTAATGGTGGAAACGGTATTGAAGCTGAAGCAAAGGCCATAGCTTCTCAGATCGTAAAAGATTTGTGGCGAGTCCCTGTTCTACGAAAATATTATATAGCATCAGAATACAATATCGTTCAGCAACAAGGTCTACGTCTAAAGACCGATCAAGAGATCGGTGCTTATACAGTATCTGATTCTAAGGGCGGAGTGAATATGATTTTTGTTAATTCAGCTGAAGATCAATGGCCTAAACTTAGTTTTGCACAAAAGAGATACTTACTTCTTCACGAACTAACTCACGTCATGTTTTTCAAAGACAGCCAGTATGATTTTTCTCAGATCGCTCTCGATAAGATGGAAAAGTACGACAAGCTTGTAGCAAAATATCCTGATAGTGAGTACCCAATTGAGACGGAAATTGTAAATTCAGTTAACAGCTGCAAATTAACAACTTTCGTGACAACTTACCTGCTAATTGGGGATTTGCAATATGTAATGGAGACAACAAACAAAACTATTCAACAATTAATTCTTGAAAGTAGCTGTGACAGCATAAAAAATTATGCCCCATTAAAAGCACAAATGACTTTTTAA
- a CDS encoding YihY/virulence factor BrkB family protein, whose amino-acid sequence MTIASIHAHSKLLFYKIRDFIFLILKHNIFFHSSAISYYAALAIAPFLLILLQVGALLGNRLQTELISQTYFVLGPEVGRITEMIFSNANEGINLASISGIVGGVTLLFTASIVFIQLRFSLDTIYGYYDPNVSRSFTAVVKERAFSMLIVILTAVLFFLSLFISNIVKYVAGTDMEEGILGQVIANVLSFIINMMMFSAVYYFAPTRTPKLVSAIKMAVFTSVAFIFGKILMGLYFKNVALSSVYGAAGTLLVFLVWAYYSSFTMFLSVEGFLYLNPQENQEEA is encoded by the coding sequence ATGACCATTGCTTCGATTCATGCACATTCAAAATTATTATTTTATAAAATAAGAGATTTTATTTTTCTTATTTTAAAACATAATATCTTTTTTCATTCTTCAGCAATTTCTTATTATGCTGCTTTAGCGATTGCTCCTTTTTTACTTATTCTATTGCAGGTCGGGGCCTTGTTGGGGAATCGACTGCAGACAGAGCTTATCAGCCAAACTTATTTTGTATTAGGCCCGGAGGTCGGTCGAATTACCGAAATGATTTTCAGCAATGCGAATGAGGGAATTAATCTCGCTTCAATTTCCGGAATAGTAGGGGGAGTGACACTACTTTTTACGGCTTCCATCGTGTTTATTCAGCTCAGATTTTCTCTGGATACTATCTATGGCTATTACGATCCTAATGTCTCGAGGAGTTTTACAGCGGTTGTGAAGGAAAGAGCTTTCTCGATGTTAATTGTTATTTTAACTGCCGTTTTATTTTTTCTTTCTTTATTCATTTCAAATATCGTGAAATATGTCGCCGGCACAGATATGGAAGAAGGGATTTTGGGACAAGTCATAGCGAATGTGCTGAGTTTTATTATTAACATGATGATGTTCAGTGCTGTTTATTATTTTGCTCCAACGAGAACTCCCAAACTTGTATCGGCCATAAAGATGGCCGTATTTACTTCCGTTGCTTTTATCTTCGGTAAAATACTCATGGGCCTCTATTTCAAAAATGTAGCATTGAGTTCAGTTTATGGGGCCGCAGGAACTCTGCTGGTGTTTTTAGTGTGGGCCTATTATTCATCCTTCACGATGTTTTTAAGTGTGGAAGGATTTCTTTATCTCAATCCCCAGGAGAATCAGGAAGAGGCCTAG
- a CDS encoding ABC transporter transmembrane domain-containing protein: MLASIKNFFFFNVSPLVKKGQEKILTFDDLLEIPPEVKIERTATAAPIDLSSQKKFLKAVVLEQKKLVFRAWSFYLLGVAASLVSPLLINQFITRLTKLSAGTEGYSTILPIAIGIGLIGIVTGIGYQHNFYGTLRANTRIIARLNRLIFEQALKLSQKSRQSVNVGDVVNHMSSDSEGIADLPMLIGDLGWASLLTIGSVSMLFHYLGWTALIAVGILALLTPVTRKIAKNFIHLEDEMMKKRDQRVSLMGQVLQSMRLVKYFVWEQEISNQVAIVRKEEVKVRRSLAKAEMLSGLSFMAISTLVLFVALWVHVLRGETLTPALVLTCVSLFGLLQEPIGHLPGVLSRIINAWVSARRIIDFLKAETVEARTISDEAVMNGSDLIFNHVNYESSNGSFKLHDLNFNIKRGATVAIVGEVGSGKTTLLQLMLQEIKPKEGSVFLASDNVGYVSQESYIMNATVLENLKMGKELSSDQIKEALFVIAMERDVTHLPGGLHTEIGEKGVNLSGGQKQRVSLGRCYLQDPQVVLLDDPLSAVDVHTEKFLVDNLIKQAWENKTVVIATHRLEALEKFDRILFLENGKIAGDGSLSELIVSSPAFKHFYSHHLEVQALEQNSMGLDKLAGENAKPESRLMSDEDREEGAVKGSLYWDYVKALGGEGKNQKLIIGLLILGVLSISVFPLFNQWWLSWFSGHPTQITSLQGVMIYGIIAVLSLAVQLSSQIFWLQRGIKAGVELHDKMLASILKAPVRFFDTTPVGRLLQRFSRDLESVDIQLQWSFEAAVQSLFQIIVSLSLIIISVPLVLIAIIPVGIIYWKIQLAYRSSAREAKRMDSIARSPRYAHFKETLGGLPVIRAYKKEAWFREQFFTYLERSQKASVNNFLLNRWFSIRIPLIGGFISGTTALCLIYSVASGHLTAATAGLVVLYSMSFWGALNWGIRILSDLESRMTSIERIRFMTQIPAEKLFITEERTLVDANWPSHGHIRFSGVHARYDDSLPEVVKGLSVDIPGRAQVGIVGRTGAGKTTLFQMLYRFININQGTIEIDGVDIASIDLETLRSRLAIIPQDPTLFIGTLRSNLDPYSRKSDEQVWKVLKETGMEELVMSFPLKLLSPISDGGANLSQGQRQLFCLARALLLDAKIIMLDEATASVDVVSDAKIQRVLRRELKEKTVLVIAHRLGTVVDLDYLMVMNDGRLESFKGPSKEFIMASANEFGLEVEIVE; this comes from the coding sequence ATGCTAGCTAGTATCAAAAACTTCTTTTTTTTTAACGTTTCTCCATTGGTGAAAAAGGGGCAGGAAAAAATCCTGACTTTCGACGACCTGTTGGAAATTCCACCGGAAGTGAAAATTGAAAGAACTGCAACAGCAGCTCCCATTGATTTAAGTTCACAAAAAAAATTCTTAAAGGCCGTAGTTCTTGAACAAAAGAAATTAGTCTTCAGAGCGTGGTCATTCTATTTATTAGGTGTGGCCGCGAGTTTAGTGAGCCCACTACTAATCAATCAATTCATTACCAGACTAACGAAACTCTCAGCAGGAACGGAAGGTTATTCGACCATTCTCCCTATTGCCATCGGTATCGGGTTAATCGGTATTGTGACAGGTATTGGATACCAGCATAACTTCTATGGAACACTAAGGGCCAACACTCGAATCATCGCCAGGCTTAATCGTTTAATTTTCGAACAGGCCTTAAAACTTTCACAGAAATCCAGACAAAGTGTAAATGTTGGTGATGTTGTTAATCACATGAGTTCAGACAGTGAAGGAATTGCTGATCTTCCGATGTTGATTGGGGATCTTGGCTGGGCCTCATTGCTGACTATCGGTTCTGTTTCGATGTTATTTCATTACTTAGGATGGACAGCACTAATTGCTGTCGGAATTCTTGCTCTTTTGACTCCTGTTACCCGCAAAATCGCAAAAAACTTTATTCATCTTGAAGATGAGATGATGAAAAAAAGAGATCAGCGTGTGAGTTTAATGGGGCAAGTGCTGCAGTCGATGAGACTGGTTAAGTATTTTGTTTGGGAACAAGAAATTTCCAATCAGGTGGCCATCGTCCGCAAAGAAGAAGTGAAAGTGAGAAGAAGTTTAGCGAAAGCTGAAATGCTCTCAGGTTTAAGTTTCATGGCGATCTCAACGCTGGTGTTATTTGTGGCCCTGTGGGTGCATGTACTTCGTGGAGAGACTTTAACTCCGGCACTGGTCCTTACTTGTGTTTCACTTTTTGGATTGCTCCAAGAGCCCATTGGGCATCTTCCAGGAGTCTTGTCGAGAATCATCAATGCATGGGTTTCTGCCAGAAGAATTATTGATTTTTTAAAAGCAGAAACAGTTGAAGCACGTACGATTAGTGATGAAGCTGTGATGAATGGATCTGATTTAATTTTTAATCATGTGAATTATGAAAGTTCAAATGGAAGTTTTAAGCTTCACGATTTAAATTTTAACATCAAACGTGGAGCTACTGTCGCAATCGTGGGAGAAGTTGGGTCTGGAAAGACAACACTGCTTCAGTTGATGCTTCAGGAAATTAAACCGAAAGAAGGAAGTGTATTTCTTGCAAGCGATAACGTGGGTTATGTGAGCCAGGAAAGTTACATCATGAATGCCACTGTTCTTGAAAACCTGAAAATGGGGAAAGAGCTTTCAAGCGATCAAATTAAAGAAGCTCTTTTTGTCATTGCGATGGAAAGAGATGTGACTCATTTGCCAGGTGGATTGCATACGGAAATTGGTGAAAAAGGGGTAAACCTTAGTGGTGGGCAAAAACAAAGAGTGTCTCTTGGGAGATGTTATTTGCAGGATCCACAAGTGGTATTACTAGATGATCCACTTTCAGCAGTCGATGTTCACACGGAAAAATTTTTAGTTGATAATTTAATTAAACAGGCCTGGGAAAATAAAACAGTTGTGATAGCGACTCACCGATTAGAAGCACTGGAAAAGTTCGACAGAATTTTATTTCTAGAGAATGGGAAAATTGCCGGGGACGGAAGTTTATCTGAGCTTATAGTGAGTTCTCCTGCTTTTAAGCATTTTTATTCTCACCATCTTGAAGTGCAGGCCCTTGAGCAAAATTCAATGGGGCTTGATAAGCTGGCCGGAGAGAATGCGAAACCAGAATCGCGTTTGATGAGTGATGAAGACAGAGAAGAAGGCGCCGTGAAAGGTTCTCTTTACTGGGATTATGTAAAAGCTCTGGGCGGAGAAGGGAAGAATCAAAAATTAATTATCGGACTTTTAATTCTTGGAGTTTTAAGTATTTCAGTTTTTCCGTTGTTCAATCAATGGTGGTTAAGCTGGTTTTCAGGTCATCCGACACAGATCACTTCTCTTCAAGGAGTCATGATTTACGGGATTATTGCTGTGCTAAGTTTAGCCGTTCAATTAAGCAGTCAGATCTTTTGGTTGCAAAGAGGGATTAAAGCGGGAGTGGAGCTACATGATAAAATGCTTGCATCTATCTTAAAAGCTCCTGTGAGATTTTTTGATACGACTCCGGTGGGAAGATTACTTCAGCGTTTTTCACGTGACCTAGAATCAGTAGACATACAGTTGCAGTGGAGTTTTGAAGCAGCTGTGCAGTCATTGTTTCAGATTATTGTTTCGCTTAGTTTAATTATTATTTCAGTCCCATTAGTTTTGATAGCGATCATTCCAGTGGGTATTATTTATTGGAAGATTCAATTAGCTTATAGATCATCGGCCAGAGAGGCGAAGCGTATGGATTCTATTGCGCGCTCGCCTCGTTACGCTCATTTTAAAGAAACATTAGGTGGTCTTCCTGTGATTCGTGCTTATAAAAAAGAAGCATGGTTTAGAGAGCAATTTTTTACTTATCTGGAGCGCAGTCAGAAAGCTTCAGTGAATAACTTTTTATTAAATCGTTGGTTTTCAATCAGGATTCCACTGATTGGTGGATTCATTTCCGGAACAACTGCGCTTTGTTTGATTTACAGTGTGGCCTCAGGGCATTTAACTGCGGCAACTGCAGGTCTGGTTGTTCTTTACTCAATGTCATTTTGGGGAGCGCTTAACTGGGGAATTCGTATTCTTTCAGATTTAGAATCGCGCATGACTTCGATTGAAAGAATCAGATTCATGACTCAAATTCCAGCTGAAAAACTTTTTATTACGGAAGAAAGAACACTCGTTGATGCCAACTGGCCTAGTCATGGACACATTCGTTTTAGTGGAGTGCATGCTCGCTATGATGACAGTCTCCCTGAAGTTGTAAAAGGGCTCAGTGTGGATATTCCTGGACGTGCTCAGGTGGGAATCGTTGGAAGAACTGGTGCAGGAAAAACAACATTGTTTCAAATGCTCTATCGTTTTATCAATATCAATCAGGGGACAATTGAAATTGATGGCGTAGATATTGCCAGCATTGATTTAGAAACTCTGAGATCAAGACTTGCCATCATTCCTCAGGACCCGACATTATTTATTGGAACATTAAGAAGTAATCTCGATCCTTATTCACGAAAAAGTGATGAACAGGTCTGGAAGGTTTTAAAGGAAACTGGAATGGAAGAACTCGTAATGAGTTTTCCACTTAAGTTATTATCTCCTATCAGTGATGGAGGAGCGAATCTTTCCCAAGGGCAACGACAGCTTTTTTGTCTGGCGAGGGCCTTACTATTAGATGCTAAAATTATTATGCTTGATGAGGCCACAGCAAGCGTAGATGTTGTCTCAGATGCTAAGATCCAAAGAGTCCTAAGACGTGAGTTAAAAGAGAAAACGGTTTTAGTTATTGCTCACCGTTTAGGAACGGTTGTCGATTTAGATTATTTAATGGTGATGAATGATGGAAGACTTGAATCTTTCAAAGGGCCATCAAAAGAATTTATTATGGCCTCTGCTAATGAGTTTGGATTAGAAGTTGAAATTGTAGAGTAA
- a CDS encoding ATP-binding protein has translation MIQETFEQKSSIVKRLRTVMLSIIIFILLCFLTIYISNFNQLQDIQSLSTANNLLSLNTQAIESLNSTEQNMNVIFVRKDVSELRYKFEENLKVTKRLLFDSVLQSKEDQTLTNYLNSAIHALDELEISHEIIFNKLKNIHQITNQKQIEELNADLLVASQYLMDGKEILRKIQIHINKQNEGIFTSIYKNRYRPLLIAIGLCILFLTFVITIGWAMARNATKSILNLLSATERISKGDIDYQAPILEQDEIGRVTFAFNRMVTTLHANQEQLNLAMDRTNRLQSITESFSEALTPDQVFEVVFKQAFEAMEAAKGSIVLLSEDKTHLELKRLVGFPESVFKKWQRFPLSTDIPVAEAVRTGEPMFLSSEKLTKYTQLEADDREEKNYAIAYLPLIIEGKSLGALTFSFPINKSFDRPLREFMIALARQCAQAIHRSQLYDDAQKAIEVRDEFLSIASHELRTPLTPLKMQIQSVARQIKNDQGSTLTPERLIKMVETSDRQISRLSVLIDDLLDVTRISSGKLSLNKEFFSMKEMIIDVVGQYAHQFKHTQSVVEVIIEDDMLGFWDKVRIEQVIINLLTNAAKYAPKQPILTKVTTHGDMIKVQVTDKGPGIAEDNHERIFKRFERVSDKQNIGGLGLGLYICKQIVEAHRGKIYVESTPGKGATFTVELPKE, from the coding sequence TTGATTCAAGAGACTTTTGAACAAAAATCTTCGATCGTAAAGAGGCTGCGTACAGTTATGCTTTCGATCATTATTTTTATTCTTTTATGTTTCCTGACGATTTACATCTCTAACTTCAACCAGCTTCAGGATATTCAAAGCCTAAGTACGGCCAACAATCTTTTAAGCCTTAACACTCAGGCGATTGAAAGCTTAAATTCAACCGAACAAAACATGAACGTCATCTTTGTCAGAAAAGATGTCAGCGAACTTCGTTATAAATTTGAAGAGAATTTAAAAGTAACCAAAAGACTTTTATTTGACAGCGTTTTGCAATCTAAAGAAGACCAGACACTGACAAATTATTTAAACAGCGCGATCCATGCCCTGGATGAACTGGAAATCAGTCACGAGATTATTTTCAACAAACTAAAGAACATTCACCAGATCACTAATCAAAAGCAAATTGAAGAATTAAATGCTGATCTCTTGGTTGCCAGTCAATACCTGATGGATGGCAAAGAGATTCTTAGAAAAATCCAAATTCATATCAATAAGCAAAATGAAGGCATCTTCACTTCAATTTATAAAAATAGATACCGCCCTCTCTTAATTGCGATTGGACTGTGTATTCTCTTTTTAACTTTTGTTATCACTATCGGTTGGGCGATGGCGAGAAATGCAACTAAATCAATTTTAAACCTTTTATCTGCCACTGAAAGAATCAGCAAGGGAGATATCGATTACCAGGCACCTATATTAGAGCAAGATGAAATCGGTCGCGTGACATTTGCTTTTAACCGCATGGTCACCACTCTTCATGCTAACCAGGAACAGTTAAACCTGGCGATGGACAGAACCAATCGTCTGCAAAGTATTACAGAGTCTTTTTCTGAAGCCCTTACTCCTGATCAGGTTTTTGAAGTTGTTTTTAAGCAGGCCTTCGAAGCAATGGAAGCTGCAAAAGGATCAATCGTTTTACTCTCAGAAGATAAAACTCACCTGGAATTAAAAAGATTAGTGGGATTCCCTGAATCTGTTTTCAAGAAATGGCAACGCTTCCCTCTTTCAACTGATATCCCGGTAGCAGAAGCGGTAAGAACCGGTGAACCGATGTTTCTTTCCAGCGAAAAACTGACCAAGTACACTCAACTTGAAGCTGATGACCGCGAAGAAAAAAATTACGCTATCGCTTATCTTCCTTTAATTATCGAAGGAAAATCACTTGGTGCTCTGACTTTTAGTTTTCCCATTAACAAAAGTTTTGACCGCCCTCTAAGAGAGTTTATGATCGCTCTGGCACGTCAGTGTGCTCAGGCCATTCACCGCTCTCAACTTTATGATGATGCCCAAAAGGCCATTGAAGTACGTGACGAATTCTTATCAATTGCTTCACATGAATTAAGAACTCCGCTGACTCCATTAAAAATGCAAATCCAAAGTGTGGCCCGTCAGATTAAAAATGATCAGGGATCAACTCTGACTCCTGAGCGCTTAATTAAAATGGTTGAAACATCTGACCGCCAGATCAGCAGACTATCAGTTTTAATCGATGACCTTTTGGACGTCACTCGTATTTCTTCTGGGAAGCTTTCACTTAATAAAGAATTCTTCAGCATGAAAGAGATGATCATTGATGTTGTCGGACAATACGCTCACCAGTTCAAACACACCCAATCAGTAGTTGAAGTTATCATTGAAGATGACATGCTGGGATTTTGGGACAAGGTTCGTATCGAGCAGGTTATTATCAATCTTCTAACAAATGCCGCGAAATACGCTCCTAAGCAGCCCATCCTTACGAAAGTAACTACTCATGGAGACATGATTAAAGTTCAGGTAACAGATAAAGGTCCGGGGATCGCTGAAGACAATCACGAAAGAATCTTCAAACGTTTTGAGCGCGTAAGTGACAAACAAAATATTGGTGGATTAGGCCTTGGCCTTTACATCTGTAAGCAGATTGTTGAAGCTCACCGTGGAAAAATTTATGTTGAAAGTACTCCAGGTAAAGGTGCTACATTTACCGTAGAACTTCCTAAGGAATAA
- a CDS encoding type 2 periplasmic-binding domain-containing protein — MKFPFVKTLILMLALLLLPISVMAASDIVVIVNEKNPVTSLKVSELEDFFMKRNRIWPNGDAVRFFDHRDENENRKIFLKKFVKKTSREVELYWIGEKIYTGNIAPIQITSDSMMTSMVSRFPGGIGYVSSKYKLPKNVKSIEIKKD, encoded by the coding sequence GTGAAATTTCCATTTGTTAAAACTCTTATCTTAATGCTAGCTCTGTTGCTGTTACCAATTAGTGTAATGGCCGCTTCAGATATTGTGGTGATTGTTAACGAAAAAAATCCAGTAACATCACTTAAAGTTAGTGAACTAGAAGACTTCTTCATGAAAAGAAACAGGATATGGCCTAACGGAGATGCTGTACGCTTTTTTGATCACCGTGATGAAAATGAAAATAGAAAAATTTTCTTAAAGAAGTTCGTTAAAAAAACTTCCAGAGAAGTTGAGCTCTACTGGATTGGTGAAAAAATTTACACCGGTAACATTGCTCCCATACAAATCACTTCAGACTCTATGATGACTTCAATGGTTTCACGCTTCCCGGGTGGAATCGGATATGTATCCAGTAAGTATAAGCTTCCTAAAAACGTAAAGAGCATAGAGATTAAAAAGGACTAG
- a CDS encoding murein L,D-transpeptidase catalytic domain-containing protein has protein sequence MINKNIATLILTLLISTQIKADYLSWKEIEKRAKAENINTKALSHIQCFFEKHESTVFQKKISYGGTQDRCSGSSDITLDKKRVFALIDYTVSSDDRRMFLIDRETGAISKMAVAHGRYNASMINTHLSQNKNSVKWAKYFSNELGSNAPSSGFFVSGVEYEGKFGRSMVLHGLEEGINDNACQRAVVVHKHLMVTKSSAHLLSAGCPMISKDYIDHVINLLEGNYNPDNGVETNGSVVFIYGEREKNWAASTCNGNFSL, from the coding sequence ATGATAAATAAAAACATTGCGACTTTAATTCTGACTCTATTAATCTCTACTCAAATAAAAGCAGATTATCTTTCATGGAAAGAAATCGAGAAGCGCGCGAAAGCAGAAAATATCAACACAAAAGCTTTAAGTCATATCCAATGTTTTTTTGAAAAGCATGAGAGCACAGTATTCCAGAAAAAAATATCTTATGGTGGAACTCAAGACAGATGTTCAGGATCGTCGGACATTACACTCGATAAAAAAAGAGTATTTGCATTGATTGACTATACTGTTTCAAGCGATGACAGAAGAATGTTTTTGATCGACCGCGAGACGGGGGCGATTTCAAAAATGGCAGTTGCTCATGGAAGATATAATGCTTCAATGATTAACACTCATCTTTCACAGAATAAAAATTCTGTGAAGTGGGCGAAGTACTTCAGTAATGAGTTAGGATCTAATGCACCTTCCAGCGGATTTTTCGTCAGTGGAGTTGAGTATGAAGGAAAATTTGGTCGAAGTATGGTGTTGCATGGACTTGAGGAAGGAATTAATGATAACGCCTGCCAGAGAGCTGTCGTGGTCCATAAGCACTTAATGGTGACTAAGTCATCAGCACATCTTTTATCGGCCGGATGTCCCATGATCAGCAAAGATTATATTGATCACGTCATCAATTTACTGGAAGGAAATTATAATCCTGACAACGGTGTTGAAACGAATGGTTCCGTGGTCTTCATTTACGGAGAGCGTGAGAAGAATTGGGCGGCCTCAACTTGTAATGGAAATTTTAGTCTTTAA
- a CDS encoding general stress protein, with translation MKTMSRDAKNVSVFGIFDTRNSTERAVERLKTSGFRMTDISVLMPDKDSTREFAHEKHTKAPEGAAAGASTGVVVGGTLGWLAGMGALAIPGIGPLVAAGPIMAAIAGAGVAGTVGGVSGALVGLGIPEYEAKRYEGSVKDGGILLSVHCDTSDSIKSAKQLLEVTGAHDIASSTEA, from the coding sequence ATGAAAACGATGAGTAGAGATGCAAAAAATGTTTCAGTATTTGGGATCTTCGATACAAGAAATTCTACAGAAAGAGCAGTTGAGCGTCTGAAAACTTCTGGTTTCAGAATGACTGATATTTCAGTGTTAATGCCGGACAAAGATAGCACTCGTGAGTTTGCTCATGAAAAACATACGAAAGCTCCTGAAGGTGCCGCAGCTGGTGCGAGTACAGGTGTTGTTGTTGGTGGGACTCTTGGATGGCTTGCTGGTATGGGAGCTTTAGCAATCCCTGGGATCGGACCTCTTGTTGCAGCAGGACCTATTATGGCCGCGATTGCAGGTGCCGGTGTAGCAGGAACTGTTGGTGGCGTGAGTGGAGCTTTAGTCGGTCTGGGAATTCCAGAGTACGAAGCAAAAAGATATGAAGGATCAGTGAAAGATGGAGGTATTTTACTTTCTGTTCACTGTGACACGAGTGATTCAATTAAGAGTGCAAAACAATTATTAGAAGTAACTGGGGCACACGATATTGCATCGTCGACAGAAGCTTAA
- a CDS encoding DUF3617 domain-containing protein, which translates to MKLSTILSIIIPLAFGVSAFAAPSGMRPGLWEHSFTIKSESGKIEQAMADLKTKMAKMSPDQRKMMEEVMAKQGLGINQQVNSVKVCISKEQAENLEIPQGQNQNCTQEVVNRTAKTIKMKFDCKGLTETSGEGEFTLTSPTAYTGKSVIHTTVKQKTDRMDMNQKGKWLSANCGEIKPITTKK; encoded by the coding sequence ATGAAATTATCAACCATCCTTTCAATCATCATTCCTTTAGCATTCGGTGTTTCTGCTTTTGCTGCTCCCAGTGGTATGAGACCTGGTTTATGGGAGCATAGTTTCACCATTAAAAGTGAAAGTGGAAAGATTGAACAAGCAATGGCGGACTTGAAAACTAAAATGGCCAAGATGTCGCCTGATCAACGCAAGATGATGGAAGAAGTGATGGCAAAACAAGGTTTAGGAATAAACCAACAGGTTAATAGTGTGAAAGTATGTATTTCGAAAGAGCAGGCAGAGAATTTAGAAATTCCTCAGGGGCAAAATCAAAACTGCACACAAGAAGTTGTTAACCGCACAGCAAAAACAATAAAAATGAAATTTGATTGTAAGGGATTAACGGAAACGTCTGGAGAAGGAGAGTTTACTTTAACAAGTCCAACAGCTTATACCGGAAAGTCTGTGATTCATACGACAGTAAAGCAAAAAACTGACCGCATGGACATGAATCAAAAAGGTAAGTGGTTATCTGCTAATTGCGGTGAAATTAAACCAATCACAACCAAAAAATAA